From one Eucalyptus grandis isolate ANBG69807.140 chromosome 9, ASM1654582v1, whole genome shotgun sequence genomic stretch:
- the LOC120288385 gene encoding cytochrome P450 71AU50-like yields MAWIWITLTFALIAHLLLRASLWKTKSKKKLPPGPRGYPILGNLPLLGQNPNHDLHKLAQKYGPLMYLRLGFVHTIVVSSPEVAEQFLKTHDLVFASRPPHEASKHISYEQRSLAFAPYGPYWRNIRKMCTLELLSNAKINSFKSMRREEVGLLVNFLKDAAHDHTAIDLSSKISSLSADMSCRMVFGKKYMDKEFDERGFKAVIQEFMVLGATPNIDY; encoded by the exons ATGGCTTGGATATGGATAACACTCACCTTCGCTTTGATTGCTCATCTCTTATTGCGAGCTTCGCTATGGAAAACAAAGAGCAAGAAGAAATTGCCTCCTGGTCCAAGAGGGTATCCAATTCTTGGAAACCTCCCTTTGTTAGGACAAAACCCTAACCATGATCTTCACAAATTAGCTCAAAAATATGGACCCCTCATGTACTTGCGCCTCGGGTTTGTGCACACGATTGTCGTCTCATCGCCCGAGGTAGCCGAACAATTCCTCAAGACCCATGATCTTGTTTTCGCGAGCCGGCCACCTCATGAGGCCTCGAAGCACATCTCTTACGAGCAAAGGAGCTTGGCGTTCGCGCCGTATGGCCCATATTGGAGGAACATCAGAAAGATGTGCACTTTGGAGCTACTTAGCAATGCAAAAATCAATTCCTTTAAGTCCATGAGAAGAGAGGAGGTCGGCTTGCTTGTGAATTTTCTCAAAGACGCGGCTCACGACCACACAGCCATTGACTTGAGCTCGAAGATCTCTTCGCTAAGCGCCGATATGAGTTGTCGAATGGTCTTCGGAAAGAAGTACATGGACAAGGAGTTTGATGAGAGAGGGTTCAAGGCCGTGATTCAAGAATTCATGGTGTTGGGCGCGACACCGAACATCG ATTATTGA